CGCACACCAGGGTCATCAGCAGGCAGAAGGAGCCCAGGAGGCTCATCCGGCTCTCCCCGCCCGTTTCCACCAGGGCCACGCCTGCCACGCAGGCCACGGCGCACACCACCTGCAGCTTGCTCACAGACTCGTGGCTCACGAACACATCCACCAAAATGCAGATCACCGGCACCACCGCCAGCACCGTCCCTGTGACGGCGGAGGAGGTGTAGAGAATGCTGTAATTTTCAAATACCAGATAGAAAACCGGCTGCACCAGTCCCAACAGGATCAATCCGCCCAGAGGCTTCCCCTTCAGGGAAAAGGAGAACCAGGCCCGTCCCCGGATGCGTCCCACCAGGGCGTTGAGACCCACCACCAGAGACAGCGTCACCACTGCCGCCACGAACCGGCAGCACAGCAGCACCATCGGCGCCGTGATGGACAGCGCGATGCTGGAAAACATAAAGCTGAAGCCGAAAATCACAAAGGCAACGCACGCCGTAAGCACGGCCACCGTATGCCTGCGGGAACCGGACATAAAAAACACGACCTTTTTCCTCAAAATTAACTCTATACTAACATAGAAAGTCATGCCCTGCAAGGACATAAATCCCGCCCCGCCGCATATACTGTCAGGTATATGAAAAAAGGGGAGGGAAGCGCCATGGAAAAAGACAAGAAAGACATCGACGACATGATCTATGAAGACGAATGGCAGATCAGCCAGCGGTAAATGAAATAGGACAAATCATCCTAAAAAGAAAGGCCATCGTACCGGCCAACCCACCGTAGGGGCCGCTGCCCCTGCCCGCCCCACCGCACCCCTTGTAACACTTTCGTAGGGGCGACCCTCGCGGTCGCCCGCCTGTCTTGCACCGCACTTCTTGCAAAAATCCCTGTCATTGCGAGGGCGCACCGCCCCGTGGCAATCCGCCCCAAAAAAAACGCCGAGCCGCTGCAAAAACTGCAGCGGCTCGGCGCTTAAAAGAGGGTAATCTATGTACGACTTGCTTGCTTACTTAGCGGCGCCGGCCTGCTTGGCGGCGTCGGCCTCCTTGGCCTCCTCCTCGGTGTCGATGGTGGCCATATGATCCAGCATCCGCACCACCTGGCAGCTGTAACCCCACTCATTGTCGTACCAGGCAATGAGCTTCACGAAGTCGTGGTCCAGCATCAGGCCGGCGCTCTCGTCGAAGATGCAGGGGCAGGGGTTGCCGATGAGGTCCGTAGACACCACCTGGTCCTTGGTGTAGCCGATGATGCCCTTCATGTTGGTCTCACTGGCGTGGCGAATCTCATAGCAGATCTCGGCGTAGCTGGTGGGACGGGAGAGTCTGGCGGTCAGGTCCACCACAGACACATCGGCGGTGGGCACCCGGAAGGACATACCCGTCATCTTCCCCTTCAGGGAGGGGATGACCCGGCCCACGGCCTTGGCCGCGCCGGTGGTGGAGGGAATGATATTGTTGAGGATGGAGCGGCCGGTGCGCCAGTCGCTGCCGCCGCGGGAGTCCACAGCCTTCTGCTTGGCGGTGGAGGCGTGGATGGTGGACATAAGGCTCTGCTCAATGCCAAAGACCTCGTGGATCACATTGGCCAGGGGAGCCAGGCAGTTGGTGGTGCAGCTGGCGTTGGAAACCACCTTCATGTCCGGGCGATAGAGCTTGCTGTTGATGCCGTAAACGAAGGTGGGGGTCACCTCGTCCTTGGCCGGGGCGGTGAGAAGCACACGCTTGGCGCCGCCCTTGAAATGGCGGGAGGCCTTCTCGGTGGTGTTGTTGGCACCGGTGCATTCCAGGATGTACTCCGCCCCGCACTGAGACCAGGGGATCATGGCGGCATCGTTCTCGCTGAACACGCGGATCTTGTGGCCGTTCACCACCAGATTGCCGTCCAGATTTTCCACCGTGCCCTCAAAATTGCGGAATACGGAGTCGTATTTCAGCAGGTAGACCATGTAGTCGATGTCGGCCTTGCGCAGGTTGATGCCGCACACATCGAACTTCTCCGGATTCTTCATCAAAATGCGCAGGATCACCCGGCCGATACGGCCAAAACCATTGATACCAATTTTAATCGCCATAGCAAAAGTACCTTTCTTCATCCTCAAGACTTGCCCCCGACGGAGGCGTTTTCATCTAAAATCATTATATCATGCCCACGGCGTTTGTCTTGTGCAATTTTCAAAAATCATTGACGAAAATAATCTCTTTTTTAAACTCCTTTTATAGGAATTCAACAAAAATTTCAAAAATCATACCCAAACATTCCATACATCTCAAATGAGCAAATCCAATTTTTGCCGTAAATTCCGCTCCCACCGGACACCCTTTTTTTTGTAACGCTTTCGTAAATAATGCAGCCTCCTTCTTGCAAAAAAAAATCCCCCATGCTAAACTTACCCTTATATAATGTGTCAAAAAAGCCTCCCGGAGCTTGCCTGTGCAGGCGGCACACTTTTTGCCGGAAAACCCGGAGGACTTTGGGCGCGCTGCGCCCAAAAAGAGGAGTGGATCGGATGCCGAAATTCAGCGTGAAAAAACCCCTTACGGTGTTTGTGGCTGTGCTGGCCATATTGGTGCTGGGTGTGGTGGCGTACCTGAAGATGACGCCGGACCTGATGCCCAATATGGACTTCCCCTATGTGGTCATTGTGACCACCAGCCCCGGTGCCAGCCCCGAGACCGTGGAGGCGGACATCACCAAGCCCATGGAGCAGGCCATGGCTACGCTGAATGAAATAAAGCATGTGACCTCCTCCAGCCAAAACAGCGTCTCCATGGTGGTGCTGGAGTTTGAGCAGGGCGTGAACATGGACTCCACGGGCGTGGACATCCAGCAGAAAATAGCCACCCTCCAGGGCGGCTGGGATGATACCGTGGGCACCCCCTATGTGCTGAAAATAAACCCCACCATGCTCCCGGTGGCTGTGGCGGCCGTGTCCAGCGACAAGATGGATGTGGCGGAGCTTTCCGAGTTTGTAGACAGTACCCTCTCCGCTAAGCTGGAGGGTATCACCGGCGTAGCCAGCGTCTCCGTCAGCGGCGTATTGCAGCGGCAGATGAATGTGATCCTCAGTCAGGAGAAGCTGGACGCCCTGTCCGAAAAGCTGGCCGCCGCCGTCAGTGCCCGGTTAGACGCCTCCCGGGACCAGCTCCGGCAGACCCGCCAGCAGCTTTTGGACGCTAAGGAGGCCATCCGCACGGCAGA
This is a stretch of genomic DNA from Vescimonas fastidiosa. It encodes these proteins:
- the gap gene encoding type I glyceraldehyde-3-phosphate dehydrogenase — encoded protein: MAIKIGINGFGRIGRVILRILMKNPEKFDVCGINLRKADIDYMVYLLKYDSVFRNFEGTVENLDGNLVVNGHKIRVFSENDAAMIPWSQCGAEYILECTGANNTTEKASRHFKGGAKRVLLTAPAKDEVTPTFVYGINSKLYRPDMKVVSNASCTTNCLAPLANVIHEVFGIEQSLMSTIHASTAKQKAVDSRGGSDWRTGRSILNNIIPSTTGAAKAVGRVIPSLKGKMTGMSFRVPTADVSVVDLTARLSRPTSYAEICYEIRHASETNMKGIIGYTKDQVVSTDLIGNPCPCIFDESAGLMLDHDFVKLIAWYDNEWGYSCQVVRMLDHMATIDTEEEAKEADAAKQAGAAK
- a CDS encoding DMT family transporter, with amino-acid sequence MSGSRRHTVAVLTACVAFVIFGFSFMFSSIALSITAPMVLLCCRFVAAVVTLSLVVGLNALVGRIRGRAWFSFSLKGKPLGGLILLGLVQPVFYLVFENYSILYTSSAVTGTVLAVVPVICILVDVFVSHESVSKLQVVCAVACVAGVALVETGGESRMSLLGSFCLLMTLVCDVGYYALSRRASQQFSPLEVTYVMFLMGMLVFVPAALIQGRGQMAELFLPALRSGAFWGSVWFLGAVSSVGAYGLLNFANGTLTNSEASLIGNIGTVVSVLAGVLLLHDPFTPVQAAGVVVILVFVTLANLPKKKK